A portion of the Leucoraja erinacea ecotype New England chromosome 9, Leri_hhj_1, whole genome shotgun sequence genome contains these proteins:
- the LOC129699952 gene encoding endogenous retrovirus group FC1 Env polyprotein-like, with protein sequence MYTTAIHESPLTKNEICQSYHYLFPASNNNTKGRREDPRPPPFTIPFGEEWFECYTRNNPEGQDMGEVLNCNQTYNITAEEQGPLFNSSWLKKQIVSRADVWWWCGENTLWPRLPGSWTGTCTLIQLMMPFTIAVEHAVELNKGSRRQKRKVRGSFDTHIYIDAIGVPRGVPDKFKARNQIAAGFESILFWWSTINKNVDWINYLYYNQQRFINYTRDAVEGLAEQLTATSQMAWQNRMALDMLLAEKGVVCVIFGEQFCTFIPNNTAPDGSVSRALAGLTSLSIELAENSGVDTSWTGFLDSWFGKWKHIFTSALTSVIVMVGLLCLFGCCIIPCVRGLAQRLIETALTKNSAATIMALRPQYDLREEDREVKNLLLALEKEEIV encoded by the coding sequence ATGTATACTACAGCTATTCACGAATCCCCTCTTACAAAAAATGAGATATGCCAGAGTTATCATTACCTATTTCCGGCCAGCAACAACAATACGAAGGGCCGAAGGGAAGATCCTCGACCtcctccatttaccattcctttTGGGGAGGAGTGGTTTGAGTGCTATACAAGAAATAACCCAGAGGGACAGGACATGGGGGAGGTGCTCAACTGCAATCAGACGTATAACATAACGGCTGAGGAACAGGGCCCACTGTTCAATAGCTCCTGGCTGAAAAAGCAGATAGTCAGTAGAGCCGATGTCTGGTGGTGGTGCGGGGAGAATACCCTGTGGCCCCGGTTACCAGGGTCATGGACGGGAACCTGTACCCTCATACAACTGATGATGCCCTTCACCATAGCAGTAGAACATGCTGTAGAACTCAATAAAGGAAGCCGACGACAAAAGAGAAAGGTGAGAGGATCATtcgacacacacatctatatagaTGCGATAGGGGTGCCAAGAGGGGTACCCGATAAATTTAAAGCCAGAAATCAGATAGCTGCGGGCTTTGAGTCCATACTCTTCTGGTGGTCCACAATTAATAAAAATGTGGACTGGATCAACTACTTATACTACAATCAACAACGCTTTATAAATTACACTCGAGATGCAGTTGAAGGATTAGCGGAACAACTGACAGCTACCAGCCAAATGGCCTGGCAAAATCGCATGGCCTTGGACATGCTACTGGCTGAGAAGGGAGTGGTGTGTGTAATATTTGGCGAACAATTTTGCACATTCATCCCCAACAACACTGCTCCGGATGGGTCAGTGTCAAGAGCCCTAGCAGGGCTCACCTCTCTGTCTATCGAATTGGCTGAGAACTCTGGAGTTGACACCTCCTGGACCGGGTTTCTAGACTCCTggtttgggaaatggaagcaCATCTTTACATCTGCCCTAACATCAGTGATAGTCATGGTGGGCTTACTGTGTTTGTTCGGATGTTGTATCATTCCCTGCGTACGGGGATTGGCTCAGCGATTGATAGAAACAGCCCTGACGAAGAACAGTGCAGCCACCATAATGGCCCTCAGACCACAGTATGACCtacgagaggaggatagggaggtgaAGAACCTTCTGCTAGCATTAGAAAAGGAGGAGATAGTGTAA